From one Gemmatimonadota bacterium genomic stretch:
- a CDS encoding AAA family ATPase → MPVLKSIKISGFRSIKEMSLELRPLNILIGANGAGKSNLIAFFKFVNELMGGRLQQHIGATGRATGNLHFGPNITPQLEAKMVFEVENGTDTYYMRLFHAAGDSLIFAEETLAYHQKGYPRPRAVSLGAGHRETRIGDAAEEGEPAAKILRHLLLNHCRVYHFHDTSPTSRVRQYCYISDNRWLMPDAANLAAVLYALKSHKEKVYRRIVATIRQVAPFFEDFDLEPTDSRDIILNWRHRKSDLIFGPHQLSDGTLRAICLIALLLQPKENLPYLIVVDEPELGLHPYALDVIASLFQAASGQTQVLVSTQSSAFLNAFEPEDIVVVERNDEATEFIRPDAEKLDAWLEDYSLGEIWEKNVIGGGLPIQMSPL, encoded by the coding sequence ATGCCAGTACTAAAAAGCATTAAGATCAGCGGTTTTCGATCCATCAAAGAAATGTCATTGGAGCTTCGACCCCTCAATATTTTGATTGGTGCTAATGGGGCGGGCAAAAGCAATCTCATTGCTTTTTTTAAATTCGTGAATGAATTGATGGGCGGACGGCTCCAGCAACATATTGGAGCAACGGGACGGGCTACAGGCAATTTGCACTTCGGCCCTAATATAACCCCTCAATTGGAAGCGAAAATGGTATTTGAGGTAGAGAACGGAACGGATACCTACTACATGAGACTATTCCACGCTGCTGGTGATTCTCTAATTTTTGCCGAAGAAACACTCGCCTATCATCAAAAAGGCTATCCGAGACCAAGGGCCGTGTCACTGGGAGCTGGTCATCGAGAAACGCGGATTGGAGACGCGGCAGAAGAAGGCGAACCAGCGGCGAAGATACTCAGACATTTGCTGCTGAATCATTGTCGCGTCTATCACTTCCACGATACATCGCCGACTTCGAGAGTCCGACAATATTGTTATATCAGCGACAATCGCTGGCTCATGCCCGACGCAGCGAATCTGGCGGCGGTATTGTATGCACTCAAGTCCCATAAGGAAAAGGTATATCGCCGGATTGTGGCGACAATTCGGCAAGTGGCACCATTTTTCGAAGACTTTGATCTCGAGCCAACCGATTCCAGAGACATCATTCTCAACTGGCGCCATCGCAAATCCGACCTCATTTTCGGTCCTCATCAACTCTCGGACGGTACGCTACGGGCAATCTGTCTGATTGCGCTACTGCTACAGCCGAAAGAAAATCTTCCATACCTGATTGTGGTGGATGAACCAGAACTCGGGCTACATCCGTATGCGCTCGATGTAATTGCGTCGCTATTTCAAGCAGCAAGTGGCCAGACACAGGTCCTCGTCAGTACGCAGTCCAGCGCGTTTCTCAACGCTTTTGAACCAGAAGACATTGTGGTTGTCGAACGCAATGATGAGGCTACAGAATTTATCAGGCCAGATGCCGAAAAACTCGACGCATGGCTGGAAGACTATTCGCTTGGAGAGATCTGGGAGAAAAACGTCATCGGCGGAGGACTGCCGATCCAAATGTCCCCACTTTAA